The following proteins come from a genomic window of Streptomyces sp. GS7:
- a CDS encoding threonine aldolase family protein, whose protein sequence is MEGDAALARKRRITAHRGSARQLSGPAVETIRERLARLAADAPDVYNLDDWTDIYGIDDSIVGELERRTAEALGTEAAAFFPTGTMAQQVALRCWAGRTGGSTVAGHPLSHMEVHERDAYAVVSGLRMVHPTNAPRLPTAAEIYDIQEPFGTLALELPLRDAGFLLPTWEELTATVAAARDRDAVVHFDGARLWECAPHFGRTLPEIAALADSVYVSYYKSLGGISGAALAGTEDFVEEARAWRHRYGGQLFQQWPTALTALAGLDRELPRLPDYVAHAKVVAQALREGMAESGVPWFRVHPEIPHTHQFQVWLPHPPDVLNEAGIRLAEETRTTLFRTWFEPGPAGPPGIAQTEVTVTSSAMDWTPEEIRTAVADFVSRIDG, encoded by the coding sequence ATGGAGGGCGACGCCGCACTCGCGCGGAAACGACGGATCACCGCACACCGCGGCTCCGCACGCCAGCTGAGCGGCCCGGCCGTCGAGACGATCCGGGAGCGGCTGGCGCGCCTGGCGGCCGACGCTCCCGATGTGTACAACCTCGATGACTGGACGGATATCTACGGCATCGACGACAGCATCGTCGGCGAGCTGGAGCGCCGCACGGCCGAGGCGCTGGGCACCGAGGCCGCCGCGTTCTTCCCCACCGGCACGATGGCGCAGCAGGTGGCCCTGCGCTGCTGGGCGGGGCGGACGGGCGGCTCGACGGTCGCCGGCCATCCCCTGTCCCATATGGAGGTGCATGAGCGCGACGCCTATGCCGTGGTCAGCGGGCTGCGCATGGTGCATCCGACGAACGCCCCGCGGCTGCCGACCGCCGCCGAGATCTACGACATCCAGGAGCCGTTCGGGACCCTGGCCCTCGAACTCCCGCTGCGGGACGCCGGATTCCTCCTCCCGACGTGGGAGGAACTGACGGCGACGGTGGCGGCGGCCCGCGACCGGGACGCGGTGGTGCACTTCGACGGCGCCCGGTTGTGGGAGTGCGCCCCGCACTTCGGGCGCACTCTCCCGGAGATCGCCGCCCTCGCGGACAGCGTCTATGTCTCCTACTACAAGTCCCTGGGCGGCATATCAGGCGCTGCTCTCGCCGGCACCGAGGACTTCGTGGAGGAAGCGCGGGCCTGGCGGCACCGGTACGGCGGGCAGCTGTTCCAGCAGTGGCCGACGGCGCTGACCGCCCTGGCCGGACTGGACCGCGAGCTACCCCGGCTTCCGGACTACGTGGCACACGCGAAGGTCGTCGCGCAGGCGCTGCGGGAGGGTATGGCGGAGTCGGGCGTGCCGTGGTTCAGGGTGCACCCGGAGATACCGCACACCCATCAGTTCCAGGTATGGCTCCCGCACCCGCCGGATGTACTGAACGAGGCGGGCATCCGGCTCGCGGAGGAGACCCGGACGACGCTGTTCCGCACCTGGTTCGAGCCCGGCCCGGCAGGACCGCCGGGAATAGCGCAGACGGAGGTGACGGTGACGTCGTCCGCGATGGACTGGACTCCGGAGGAGATACGCACGGCCGTGGCCGACTTCGTGTCACGCATCGACGGCTGA
- a CDS encoding DUF5937 family protein: MANVIDITGLPPERVVFAPSPLAELGAALHALSEPAHHPGLHGWVTATNAGLKTDLADRLCEADFLWRSARSDILLPSHPGATLAEDLDELDKIDDERFVAAVFEITCSPAYTRLTPSPLVDEGERARVREMAAARGPRQAGFTDRMLTDPDRLRAWLRRLFEDCEDAFFGDIWRRVGIQLAADARHKTELLRHKGLAETLRATSRALSLDEAQDGSGGARILVDKLAVGRTTAFASPGDPGITFLPTSFGWPHLLFSHAPGWRPVLQYPVAGQELPATATLELVQQRLEALSHPMRMRLCRSLSRGPHTTGELATAFGITAPEVSRHVAVLKKAGLLQTRRRGRYVLHQLDLQVVARLGSDFLEGVLR; this comes from the coding sequence ATGGCCAACGTCATCGACATCACCGGGCTGCCGCCGGAGCGCGTCGTCTTCGCGCCCTCCCCGTTGGCGGAACTGGGCGCGGCGCTGCACGCACTGTCCGAGCCGGCGCACCACCCCGGGCTGCACGGCTGGGTCACCGCGACCAACGCGGGGCTGAAGACCGACCTCGCCGACCGGTTGTGCGAGGCGGACTTCCTGTGGCGGTCCGCCCGTTCGGACATCCTGCTGCCCTCCCACCCGGGGGCCACGCTGGCCGAGGATCTCGACGAACTCGACAAGATCGACGACGAGCGGTTCGTAGCCGCTGTCTTCGAGATCACGTGTTCGCCGGCATACACCCGCCTCACGCCGTCGCCCCTGGTCGACGAGGGTGAGCGGGCCCGCGTACGGGAGATGGCGGCGGCGCGCGGCCCGCGGCAGGCGGGGTTCACGGATCGGATGCTGACCGACCCGGACCGGCTGCGGGCGTGGTTGCGGCGCCTGTTCGAGGACTGCGAGGACGCGTTCTTCGGGGACATCTGGCGGCGGGTGGGCATCCAGCTGGCTGCGGACGCCCGGCACAAGACCGAGTTGCTGCGGCACAAGGGGCTGGCCGAGACGCTCCGGGCGACCTCGCGAGCGCTTTCGCTGGACGAGGCGCAGGACGGCAGCGGCGGCGCCCGGATCCTGGTCGACAAGCTCGCCGTCGGGCGGACGACGGCGTTCGCCAGCCCCGGGGATCCCGGGATCACCTTCCTGCCGACGTCGTTCGGCTGGCCGCATCTGCTGTTCAGCCACGCCCCAGGCTGGCGTCCGGTGCTCCAATACCCGGTCGCCGGCCAGGAGTTGCCCGCCACCGCCACACTGGAACTCGTTCAGCAGCGGCTGGAGGCGCTCAGCCACCCGATGCGGATGCGGCTGTGCCGGTCGCTGTCGCGGGGGCCGCATACGACGGGGGAGCTGGCGACCGCGTTCGGTATCACGGCGCCCGAGGTGTCGCGGCATGTCGCGGTGCTGAAGAAGGCCGGGCTGCTCCAGACGCGGCGGCGCGGGCGTTATGTGCTGCACCAGCTGGACCTCCAGGTGGTGGCCCGACTGGGCAGCGATTTCCTTGAGGGTGTGCTGCGCTGA
- a CDS encoding response regulator has protein sequence MTIRVMLVDDQVLLRTGFRMVLAAQPDMEVVAEAGNGAQALEVLRGTEVDVILMDVRMPQLDGVEATRRICAGGQQEGAPKVLILTTFDLDEYAFSALKAGASGFMLKDVPPSELLAAIRAVHSGDAVVAPSTTRRLLDRFTPMLPATAAEPVRPELERLTDREREVLLLVAQGLSNGEIAARLVLSEATVKTHVGRILTKLSLRDRVQAVVLAYETGLVRAGGAGA, from the coding sequence ATGACCATCCGCGTGATGCTCGTCGACGACCAGGTGCTGCTGCGCACCGGCTTCCGGATGGTGCTGGCCGCGCAGCCCGACATGGAGGTCGTCGCCGAGGCGGGGAACGGGGCGCAGGCGCTGGAGGTGCTGCGTGGAACCGAGGTCGACGTGATCCTCATGGACGTCCGGATGCCGCAGCTCGACGGGGTGGAGGCCACCCGCCGGATCTGCGCGGGCGGGCAGCAGGAAGGCGCCCCGAAGGTGCTCATCCTGACCACCTTCGACCTGGACGAGTACGCCTTCTCCGCGCTGAAGGCCGGGGCCAGCGGCTTCATGCTCAAGGACGTGCCGCCCAGCGAGCTGCTCGCCGCGATCCGCGCGGTGCACAGCGGCGACGCCGTCGTCGCGCCGTCCACCACCCGCCGCCTCCTCGACCGCTTCACACCGATGCTGCCCGCCACCGCCGCCGAGCCGGTGCGCCCCGAACTGGAGCGGCTGACGGACCGTGAGCGCGAGGTGCTGCTGCTGGTCGCGCAGGGGCTGTCGAACGGTGAGATCGCGGCGCGGCTGGTGCTGTCCGAGGCGACGGTCAAGACCCATGTGGGCCGGATCCTCACGAAGTTGAGCCTGCGGGACCGGGTCCAGGCCGTGGTGCTGGCCTACGAGACGGGGCTGGTGCGGGCCGGGGGCGCGGGAGCGTAG
- a CDS encoding sensor histidine kinase translates to MQRFYDFFRRHPTGVDTFWSVLLFGFTSMWVVSQRGPREQIPAAAFTIGLSLVIALRRKYPVKMLLLTTAIGVGQLILHVTPNPGDFAMLVIIYTVASETSARRWASRLALAGAFIGPVLSQLRFRDSPGPLPLWATLFLMVLLTVPFVLAWVLGDSVRTRRAYWAQLEEKATRLEKEREAQSRIAVAAERARIARELHDVVAHNVSVMVVQADGAAYVLDAAPDQARQALETISGTGRQALAEMRRLLGVLRTGEQAEGGEYVPQPGVEQLADLIDQVRGAGLPVDFRVVGEPRSLPSSVELTAYRIVQEALTNARKHGGPGVSATVRLAYQDGDVDVLVEDDGRGAQHELYEDGGADGLGHGLIGMRERVGMVGGILDAGPRPGGGFRVSALLPLKAGR, encoded by the coding sequence GTGCAGCGCTTCTATGACTTCTTCCGCAGGCACCCGACGGGAGTGGACACCTTCTGGTCCGTCCTCCTCTTCGGGTTCACCAGCATGTGGGTCGTAAGTCAGCGCGGCCCCCGGGAGCAGATCCCCGCCGCGGCCTTCACCATCGGCCTCTCCCTGGTCATCGCGCTGCGCCGCAAGTACCCGGTCAAGATGCTGCTGCTGACGACCGCCATAGGCGTCGGCCAGCTCATCCTGCACGTCACGCCCAACCCGGGCGACTTCGCGATGCTCGTGATCATCTACACCGTCGCCTCCGAGACGTCGGCCCGCCGCTGGGCCTCCCGCCTCGCACTCGCCGGCGCCTTCATCGGCCCCGTCCTCTCCCAGCTGCGCTTCCGGGACAGCCCCGGCCCGCTGCCGCTGTGGGCGACGCTGTTCCTCATGGTGCTGCTCACCGTGCCCTTCGTCCTGGCGTGGGTGCTCGGCGACTCCGTACGCACCCGCCGCGCCTACTGGGCACAACTGGAAGAGAAGGCCACCCGATTGGAAAAGGAACGCGAGGCCCAGTCCCGGATCGCGGTCGCCGCCGAGCGCGCCCGGATCGCCCGCGAGCTGCACGACGTCGTCGCGCACAACGTCTCGGTGATGGTCGTCCAGGCCGACGGCGCCGCCTACGTCCTCGACGCCGCGCCCGACCAGGCCCGGCAGGCACTGGAGACGATCTCCGGCACCGGGCGCCAGGCGCTGGCCGAGATGCGCCGGCTGCTGGGCGTGCTCCGCACCGGCGAGCAGGCCGAGGGCGGCGAGTACGTACCCCAGCCCGGAGTGGAGCAGCTCGCCGACCTCATCGACCAGGTCCGGGGCGCGGGACTGCCCGTCGACTTCCGCGTGGTCGGCGAACCGCGCTCGCTGCCCAGCAGCGTCGAGCTGACCGCCTACCGCATCGTCCAGGAAGCGCTCACCAACGCGCGCAAGCACGGCGGCCCCGGCGTCAGCGCCACCGTCCGCCTCGCCTACCAGGACGGCGACGTGGATGTGCTCGTCGAGGACGACGGCCGGGGCGCGCAGCACGAGCTCTACGAGGACGGCGGCGCGGACGGCCTCGGGCACGGGCTCATCGGCATGCGCGAGCGGGTCGGTATGGTCGGCGGCATCCTCGACGCGGGCCCGCGACCGGGCGGCGGCTTCCGGGTCAGCGCCCTACTGCCCCTCAAAGCGGGGCGGTGA
- a CDS encoding SAM-dependent methyltransferase, whose translation MGDDGPGARPESGGWRGWREATEQALYGPGGFYTRPGGPGPAGHFRTSVHASPLYAGAVASLLGRVDAALGRPEELALIDMGAGRGELLSGVLGALPEEVGARLRPYAVERAARPEGLDARIEWCAELPAPGSLTGLLFANEWLDNVPVDVVETDADGVPRRVLVRADGSERLGGPVAGPDAEWLARWWPEAAPEAAVTGPSPGLRAEIGRPRDAAWARAVRTLRAGLAVAVDYAHRRADRPLFGTLAGFRAGREVRPVPDGSCDITAHVALDACAGPGAEQLTQRAALHALGVSGRRPPLSLATTDPAGYVRALGSAGAAAELTDPAGLGGFGWLLEPVGSSCAGLLTRGVA comes from the coding sequence ATCGGCGACGACGGCCCCGGTGCCCGGCCGGAGTCCGGTGGCTGGCGCGGCTGGCGGGAGGCGACCGAGCAGGCGCTCTACGGCCCCGGCGGCTTCTACACCCGGCCCGGTGGCCCCGGTCCGGCCGGCCATTTCCGTACCTCGGTCCATGCCTCCCCGCTGTACGCCGGCGCCGTCGCCTCGCTCCTCGGCCGCGTCGACGCCGCGCTCGGGCGGCCGGAAGAGCTGGCGCTGATCGATATGGGTGCGGGCCGCGGCGAGTTGCTGAGCGGGGTGCTGGGCGCGCTGCCCGAGGAGGTGGGCGCGCGGCTGCGCCCGTACGCCGTCGAGCGCGCCGCCCGCCCCGAGGGCCTGGATGCGCGGATCGAGTGGTGTGCCGAGCTGCCGGCGCCGGGCTCGCTCACGGGTCTGCTGTTCGCCAACGAATGGCTCGACAACGTGCCGGTGGACGTCGTCGAGACCGATGCGGACGGCGTCCCGCGCCGGGTCCTCGTACGGGCGGACGGTTCGGAGCGGCTGGGCGGACCGGTCGCCGGCCCGGACGCGGAATGGCTTGCCCGCTGGTGGCCGGAAGCGGCGCCGGAAGCCGCCGTGACCGGTCCCTCCCCCGGCCTGCGCGCCGAGATCGGCCGGCCCCGGGACGCCGCGTGGGCGCGCGCCGTCCGTACGCTCCGGGCCGGGCTCGCGGTCGCCGTGGACTATGCGCACCGGCGAGCCGACCGGCCGCTCTTCGGCACCCTCGCCGGCTTCCGCGCGGGCCGCGAGGTGCGTCCCGTCCCGGACGGCAGCTGCGACATCACCGCGCATGTCGCCCTGGACGCCTGCGCCGGACCGGGGGCCGAGCAGCTGACCCAGCGGGCCGCGCTGCACGCCCTGGGTGTGTCCGGCCGGCGTCCGCCGCTGTCCCTGGCCACCACCGATCCCGCGGGGTACGTGCGGGCCCTCGGCTCGGCGGGCGCGGCCGCGGAGCTGACCGATCCGGCGGGGCTGGGCGGCTTCGGCTGGCTGCTGGAGCCGGTCGGCTCGTCCTGTGCGGGGCTGCTCACCAGGGGCGTTGCCTGA
- a CDS encoding NADH-quinone oxidoreductase subunit D, translating to MTETTVGIGGAAESTDMVLNIGPQHPSTHGVLRLRLVLDGERIQHAEPVIGYMHRGAEKLFEARDYRQIIMLANRHDWLSAFSNELGVVLGVERMLGMEVPERAVWTRTLLAELNRVLNHLMFLGSYPLELGGITPVFYAFREREELQTVMEEISGGRMHYMFNRVGGLKEDLPAGWLGRARQAVADVRSRMGVFDDLVLGNEIFRGRTRGIGVLARETVHAYGVSGPIARASGVDFDLRRDEPYLAYGDLRSTLKVVTREEGDCLARFECLLEQTHNSLALADACLDRIAELPPGPINQRLPKVLKAPEGTTYAWTENPLGINGYYLVSKGEKTPYRLKLRSASYNNIQALTELLPGTLVADMVAILGSLFFVVGDIDK from the coding sequence ATGACGGAGACGACGGTCGGCATCGGCGGCGCGGCGGAGAGCACCGACATGGTGCTGAACATCGGCCCGCAGCACCCCTCCACGCACGGTGTGCTGCGGCTGCGCCTCGTCCTGGACGGCGAGCGCATCCAGCATGCCGAGCCGGTGATCGGCTATATGCACCGCGGCGCCGAGAAGCTCTTCGAGGCGCGCGACTACCGCCAGATCATCATGCTCGCCAACCGCCACGACTGGCTGTCGGCGTTCTCCAACGAGCTGGGCGTGGTCCTCGGGGTCGAGCGGATGCTCGGCATGGAGGTGCCCGAGCGCGCCGTCTGGACGCGTACGCTGCTCGCCGAGCTGAACCGCGTCCTGAACCACCTGATGTTCCTCGGCTCGTATCCCCTGGAGCTGGGCGGCATCACGCCCGTGTTCTACGCCTTCCGGGAGCGCGAGGAGCTGCAGACCGTCATGGAGGAGATCTCCGGCGGCCGGATGCACTACATGTTCAACCGCGTCGGCGGCCTCAAGGAGGACCTGCCGGCCGGCTGGCTCGGCCGCGCCCGGCAGGCCGTCGCCGACGTCCGCTCCCGTATGGGCGTCTTCGACGACCTGGTTCTGGGCAACGAGATCTTCCGCGGCCGTACCCGCGGCATCGGCGTGCTCGCCCGCGAGACGGTGCACGCTTACGGCGTCTCCGGGCCGATCGCCCGCGCGTCCGGCGTCGACTTCGACCTGCGGCGCGACGAGCCGTATCTCGCCTACGGCGATCTCCGGTCCACGCTCAAGGTGGTCACCAGGGAGGAGGGCGACTGCCTGGCCCGCTTCGAGTGCCTGCTGGAGCAGACCCACAACTCCCTCGCCCTCGCCGACGCCTGCCTGGACCGCATCGCGGAGCTGCCGCCCGGCCCGATCAACCAGCGGCTCCCCAAGGTCCTCAAGGCCCCGGAGGGCACGACCTACGCCTGGACCGAGAACCCGCTCGGCATCAACGGCTACTACCTGGTCTCCAAGGGCGAGAAGACCCCGTACCGCCTCAAGCTCCGCTCCGCGTCGTACAACAACATCCAGGCGCTGACGGAGCTGCTGCCGGGCACCCTGGTCGCCGACATGGTCGCCATCCTGGGGTCGCTGTTCTTCGTGGTCGGGGACATCGACAAGTAG
- a CDS encoding ABC transporter substrate-binding protein, with protein sequence MSSTSRTARTAVVAGTVMALAAGLAACGKSLEEQGGGTGKGGGKGEIVVGSAGFTESKVLAEIYSRLLDDAGYHARVQTLTNRELYEPALEKGQIDVVPEYASTLAEFLNAKKNGPKAKPVASSDIGKTVAALTALAGPRGLKVLPVGKATDQNAFAVTREFAAKYHLKTLSDLGGSQQKVKLASGEECETRVFCKPGLEKTYGIDIAALDPKGVGTTQAKQAVKDGTDQLVLTTTTDATLDNFGLVLLEDDKKLQNADNVLPVVNAKRAGDKEIESALGKLTSVLTTEDLINLNRKVDAERLKPADVAQAYLESKGLVKK encoded by the coding sequence ATGAGCAGCACATCGCGCACGGCGCGTACCGCGGTTGTCGCGGGAACGGTGATGGCGCTGGCCGCCGGCCTGGCCGCATGCGGCAAGAGCCTGGAGGAGCAGGGCGGCGGCACGGGCAAGGGCGGCGGGAAGGGGGAGATCGTCGTCGGCTCGGCCGGTTTCACCGAGTCAAAGGTGCTCGCCGAGATCTATTCCAGACTCCTCGACGATGCCGGTTACCACGCACGCGTGCAGACGCTGACCAATCGCGAGCTGTATGAGCCGGCCCTGGAGAAGGGCCAGATCGATGTCGTTCCGGAATATGCCTCCACCCTCGCGGAATTCCTCAACGCCAAGAAGAACGGCCCCAAGGCGAAGCCCGTCGCCTCCAGCGACATCGGCAAGACGGTGGCGGCGCTCACGGCACTCGCCGGGCCGCGCGGTCTGAAGGTGCTGCCGGTGGGCAAGGCCACGGATCAGAACGCGTTCGCGGTCACCAGGGAATTCGCCGCCAAGTACCACCTGAAGACCCTCTCCGACCTGGGCGGATCCCAGCAGAAGGTCAAGCTCGCGTCGGGTGAGGAGTGCGAGACGCGGGTGTTCTGCAAGCCGGGCCTGGAGAAGACCTACGGCATCGACATCGCGGCCCTCGATCCCAAGGGCGTGGGGACCACGCAGGCCAAGCAGGCGGTCAAGGACGGTACCGACCAGCTGGTGCTCACCACGACCACGGACGCCACTCTCGACAACTTCGGGCTGGTGCTTCTGGAGGACGACAAGAAGCTCCAGAACGCCGACAATGTGTTGCCGGTGGTGAATGCCAAGAGAGCCGGTGACAAGGAGATCGAGTCCGCTCTCGGCAAGCTCACGAGTGTGCTGACGACCGAGGACTTGATCAACTTGAACCGCAAGGTCGATGCCGAGCGTCTCAAGCCCGCGGATGTAGCGCAGGCATATTTGGAGTCCAAGGGGCTGGTCAAGAAGTAA
- a CDS encoding ABC transporter permease, which produces MDAITGAWQWLTTAANWAGGKGVWHRLGEHLYLSGLCLLISCLIALPVALWLGHLGKGGALAVNLSNVGRAVPTFAVLVLLTLSPLGTHGDWPTIIALVLFAVPPLLTNAYLGMREADRDVVEAARGMGMSGPQLLLRVEIPLAYPLIMTGLRSAAVQVVATATLAALAGGGGLGRIITAGFGNYDTAQVVAGAVLVAVLALVVEGTLVLVDRGCDPMRGRRRRAKGPRAGEEGPTGRDAGRIAGAGAGVSVERQADDGEVAAMRKPA; this is translated from the coding sequence ATGGACGCGATCACGGGCGCCTGGCAGTGGCTGACGACGGCCGCCAACTGGGCCGGGGGGAAAGGGGTGTGGCACCGCCTCGGCGAGCACCTCTACCTCAGCGGGCTGTGCCTGCTGATCTCCTGTCTGATAGCCCTGCCGGTGGCGCTCTGGCTGGGGCACCTCGGCAAGGGCGGCGCGCTGGCGGTCAACCTCTCCAACGTGGGGCGCGCGGTGCCGACGTTCGCGGTCCTGGTGCTGCTGACGCTGAGTCCGCTGGGGACCCACGGAGACTGGCCGACGATCATCGCGCTGGTGCTGTTCGCGGTGCCGCCGCTGCTGACCAACGCCTATCTGGGCATGCGGGAGGCGGACCGCGATGTGGTCGAGGCGGCGCGCGGGATGGGTATGTCGGGCCCGCAGCTCCTGCTGCGGGTCGAGATACCGCTCGCCTACCCGCTGATCATGACGGGGCTGCGCTCGGCCGCGGTCCAGGTGGTCGCCACGGCGACCCTGGCCGCCCTGGCCGGCGGCGGCGGGCTGGGCCGCATCATCACCGCGGGATTCGGCAACTACGACACCGCGCAGGTGGTCGCCGGCGCGGTGCTGGTGGCGGTGCTCGCGCTGGTGGTGGAGGGGACGCTGGTGCTGGTGGACCGGGGCTGCGATCCGATGCGGGGACGGCGGCGCCGGGCGAAGGGCCCGCGCGCCGGGGAGGAGGGCCCAACGGGCCGCGATGCGGGGCGTATTGCCGGTGCCGGTGCCGGCGTAAGCGTGGAGCGGCAGGCCGACGACGGCGAGGTGGCCGCGATGCGGAAACCCGCCTGA
- a CDS encoding ABC transporter permease — protein sequence MASGGGPSCLEANDWICGEYLRTRSQELVDATVQHVGITVVSVLIGLLVAFPLALLARRRRGAAAPVLGLTTVLYTVPSLAMFALLTPVFGVSPAVVVTGLVMYSLTILVRNILAGLEAVPAEVREAARGMGYGSARLLFEVELPLALPALVAGLRIATVSTVAMTTIGSVVGYGGLGNLIASGMEGFFKAEVLTASVLCVLLALVADLLLMGLQRLLTPWTRGRARARAGGRFRRTAAAAKAVG from the coding sequence CTGGCGTCGGGCGGCGGGCCGAGCTGCCTGGAGGCGAACGACTGGATCTGCGGTGAGTATCTGCGCACCCGGAGCCAGGAGTTGGTGGACGCCACGGTCCAGCATGTCGGCATCACGGTCGTGTCCGTGCTCATCGGGCTGCTGGTCGCCTTTCCGCTGGCGCTGCTGGCCCGGCGCCGGCGGGGCGCCGCGGCCCCGGTGCTGGGCCTGACGACGGTGCTGTACACGGTCCCGTCGCTGGCGATGTTCGCGCTGCTGACGCCGGTGTTCGGCGTCTCGCCCGCGGTGGTCGTCACGGGTCTGGTGATGTATTCGCTGACGATCCTGGTGCGCAACATCCTCGCCGGCCTGGAGGCGGTCCCCGCCGAGGTGCGGGAGGCGGCGCGCGGGATGGGCTACGGCTCCGCGCGGCTGCTGTTCGAGGTGGAACTCCCGCTCGCGCTGCCCGCATTGGTGGCCGGACTGCGGATCGCCACGGTCTCGACGGTGGCGATGACGACCATCGGCTCGGTCGTCGGGTACGGCGGGCTGGGCAATCTCATAGCCAGCGGCATGGAGGGCTTCTTCAAGGCCGAGGTGCTGACGGCGTCGGTGCTGTGCGTGCTGCTCGCGCTCGTGGCCGATCTGCTGCTGATGGGCCTTCAGCGGCTGCTGACGCCGTGGACGCGGGGGCGGGCGCGGGCGCGGGCCGGGGGCCGGTTCCGGCGCACGGCGGCTGCGGCGAAGGCGGTGGGGTGA
- a CDS encoding ABC transporter ATP-binding protein, which yields MIRFEHVTKRYADGTTAVDDLSFEVAEGELITLVGPSGCGKTTTMKMVNRLIEPTGGRILLDGEDIAAADPVELRRRIGYVIQQVGLFPHKTVLDNTATVPHLLGRPRKQARARAAELLDLVGLDPSVYGDRYPDQLSGGQRQRVGVARALAADPPVLLMDEPFGAVDPVVREHLQNEFLRLQSTLRKTVLFVTHDIEEAVRLGDRIAVYGAGRIEQLDTPATVLGAPATPYTAEFVGADRGLKRLSVTPVEAADLEEPPVVRADDPAERAAERLAAAGAPWAVVLDGDGSPYGWVPATALTGTAGEPAPQDATVRAHARRMDAWLPLGAPLRQALSTMLQHDAGWIAVRDGDRHLGVLTPARLHSALRRATTADAAGTPRGEVALDTVPEADASLGA from the coding sequence TTGATCCGCTTCGAGCACGTCACCAAGCGCTACGCCGACGGCACCACGGCCGTCGACGACCTCTCCTTCGAGGTCGCCGAGGGCGAACTCATCACCCTCGTAGGCCCGTCGGGCTGCGGCAAGACCACGACCATGAAGATGGTGAACCGGCTCATCGAGCCCACCGGCGGACGCATCCTCCTCGACGGCGAGGACATCGCCGCCGCCGACCCCGTCGAACTGCGCCGCCGCATCGGCTATGTCATCCAGCAGGTCGGCCTCTTCCCCCACAAGACCGTCCTCGACAACACCGCCACCGTCCCGCACCTCCTCGGCCGGCCCCGCAAGCAGGCCCGCGCCCGCGCCGCCGAACTCCTCGACCTGGTCGGCCTGGACCCGTCGGTGTACGGCGACCGCTACCCCGACCAGCTCTCCGGCGGCCAGCGCCAGCGCGTCGGCGTTGCCCGCGCGCTCGCCGCCGACCCGCCCGTCCTGCTGATGGACGAGCCGTTCGGCGCGGTCGACCCGGTCGTCCGCGAGCACCTCCAGAACGAGTTCCTGCGGCTCCAGTCGACGCTCCGCAAGACGGTCCTGTTCGTCACCCACGACATCGAGGAGGCGGTCCGCCTCGGCGACCGCATCGCCGTCTACGGTGCCGGGCGCATCGAGCAGCTGGACACCCCCGCGACCGTCCTGGGCGCCCCGGCCACCCCGTACACCGCGGAGTTCGTCGGCGCCGACCGCGGTCTCAAGCGCCTCTCGGTCACCCCCGTCGAGGCCGCCGACCTCGAAGAGCCGCCGGTGGTCCGCGCGGACGACCCCGCCGAGCGGGCCGCCGAACGGCTCGCCGCCGCCGGCGCCCCCTGGGCGGTCGTCCTGGACGGCGACGGATCCCCGTACGGCTGGGTCCCGGCCACCGCCCTCACCGGCACCGCGGGCGAGCCCGCCCCGCAGGACGCCACCGTTCGCGCGCACGCCCGCCGGATGGACGCCTGGCTGCCGCTCGGAGCGCCGCTGCGGCAGGCGCTCAGCACGATGCTCCAGCACGACGCCGGGTGGATAGCGGTCCGCGACGGCGACCGTCACCTGGGCGTCCTCACCCCCGCCCGTCTGCACTCCGCACTGCGCCGCGCCACCACCGCGGACGCCGCCGGCACCCCGCGCGGCGAGGTCGCCCTCGACACGGTCCCGGAAGCCGACGCGTCCTTGGGAGCCTGA
- a CDS encoding DUF3180 domain-containing protein, translated as MKQLRIKVLVGLFVVAGVLAWAGARLWDSYGTLPGVPVAAPIVLALIAVVLAAMAVSIRSGLRAQRERRPDAKGIEPLMAARAVICGQASALVASLVAGLYGGVGVFLLTSGLDVGPRRTQAIYAGLSVLAGAAVIAAAMFLERVCKLPEGGEGDDDGPGAARA; from the coding sequence GTGAAGCAGCTACGGATCAAGGTGCTGGTCGGGCTGTTCGTGGTGGCCGGGGTCCTGGCCTGGGCGGGCGCCCGGCTGTGGGACTCCTACGGGACGCTGCCCGGTGTGCCGGTGGCGGCGCCGATCGTGCTGGCGCTGATCGCCGTGGTGCTGGCCGCCATGGCGGTCTCGATCCGTTCGGGGCTGCGGGCCCAGCGGGAGCGGCGGCCGGACGCGAAGGGCATCGAACCGCTGATGGCCGCCCGCGCGGTGATCTGCGGCCAGGCGAGCGCGCTGGTGGCGTCCCTGGTCGCCGGGCTGTACGGCGGGGTCGGGGTCTTCCTGCTGACCTCCGGGCTGGACGTCGGTCCGCGCCGCACCCAGGCGATCTACGCCGGGCTGTCGGTGCTGGCCGGCGCCGCGGTGATCGCCGCGGCGATGTTCCTGGAGCGGGTCTGCAAGCTGCCGGAGGGCGGCGAGGGTGACGACGACGGCCCGGGGGCGGCGCGGGCGTAG